One region of Streptococcus salivarius genomic DNA includes:
- a CDS encoding HNH endonuclease family protein — translation MDKLLDSFETVFGNGFLKYFKEQEKKHHYFKLNDYKKVIQKFVEDEQRERVNYYSGTHVHFTRFLLVSIEKFKNNGRAIDFTELDHKGKLIWQLEHIVPQSKFEPGDSNKNNLGNLTLLHRDTNVKISDETFVEKKKVLLDKDESKFYINEVFRRDKFLKSDIEQRTIDLQLELKDIFENYFDEYCEKVLSLQSKTVGRVIISSESIYGKRRKHFNVMNGTVFPVKNLMKNFNESIGVNGKEILQSLKILIQDNVKDIFKPFDKIASIQPNYSNILEVLSKQFSKLQTLYNFKNIGNFLKNIDFDDYRRELDEQRKRKIAKCLHFDIYPPILFLDELASMQKVTEQAEADYYLYEHLKYWEEQRGKSIYDFIPKSLRTYKEVAQLEYLESLKMYKMMVIFCLERIEFILSQIQIQEQGTHFSEILTSNKSFRNFVNTSNDDNFLNELVSQITFLSEYHEKGFVEVNLFKNFKDIESDYIENRLPLNRNIFMHGLVDEKDVSYLLVQKSVLAYAFFEELYVLKTTDKKYLRLQLFKRKGISKKSKIRFYIKKCRRKSLVYG, via the coding sequence GTGGATAAATTATTAGATAGTTTTGAAACTGTTTTTGGTAATGGGTTTCTCAAATATTTTAAGGAACAGGAAAAGAAGCACCATTACTTTAAATTGAATGACTATAAAAAAGTAATTCAGAAATTTGTTGAGGATGAACAGAGAGAACGAGTTAATTATTATAGTGGGACCCACGTTCATTTCACTCGTTTTCTGCTTGTTAGCATTGAGAAGTTTAAGAATAATGGAAGAGCAATAGATTTTACAGAATTAGATCATAAAGGTAAATTGATTTGGCAATTAGAACATATTGTACCTCAAAGTAAATTTGAACCGGGAGATTCTAACAAGAATAATTTAGGGAATTTAACTTTATTACATAGAGATACAAATGTAAAAATCTCAGATGAAACTTTTGTAGAAAAAAAGAAAGTATTACTTGATAAAGATGAGTCAAAGTTTTACATTAACGAAGTTTTTAGAAGAGATAAGTTTTTGAAGTCAGATATCGAACAAAGAACAATTGATTTACAACTTGAATTAAAAGATATTTTTGAAAATTATTTTGATGAATACTGTGAGAAGGTATTATCTTTACAATCGAAGACAGTTGGAAGGGTGATTATTAGTTCTGAGTCTATATATGGAAAGCGTCGGAAACATTTTAATGTTATGAATGGAACGGTATTTCCCGTAAAAAATCTAATGAAGAATTTCAATGAAAGTATTGGAGTTAATGGTAAAGAAATATTACAAAGTTTAAAGATATTGATACAAGATAACGTTAAAGATATTTTTAAACCTTTTGATAAAATAGCGTCAATTCAACCTAATTATTCAAACATACTTGAAGTATTATCTAAGCAATTTTCAAAATTACAAACACTCTATAATTTTAAAAATATAGGAAACTTTTTAAAAAATATTGACTTTGATGATTATCGTCGCGAACTTGATGAACAAAGAAAGCGTAAAATTGCTAAATGTTTACATTTTGATATATATCCTCCCATATTGTTTTTAGATGAGCTTGCTTCTATGCAGAAAGTAACAGAACAAGCTGAAGCAGACTACTATTTATATGAACATCTCAAATACTGGGAAGAGCAAAGAGGAAAGAGTATTTATGATTTTATTCCAAAATCGTTGAGAACATATAAAGAAGTTGCTCAACTTGAATATCTTGAAAGTTTAAAAATGTATAAAATGATGGTGATATTCTGCTTGGAAAGAATTGAGTTTATACTTTCACAAATTCAAATTCAAGAACAAGGGACTCACTTTTCAGAGATATTAACTTCAAATAAGTCATTTAGAAATTTTGTCAATACGTCTAATGATGATAATTTTTTGAATGAACTTGTATCTCAAATTACTTTTTTATCAGAATACCATGAAAAAGGTTTTGTTGAGGTTAATCTATTTAAAAATTTTAAAGATATTGAGAGTGATTATATTGAAAATAGATTACCTCTCAATAGAAATATCTTTATGCATGGATTGGTTGATGAGAAAGATGTTAGTTATTTGTTAGTACAAAAATCAGTATTGGCCTATGCGTTTTTTGAAGAACTCTATGTATTAAAGACAACAGATAAAAAATATTTGAGACTCCAGTTATTTAAGAGAAAAGGAATTTCAAAGAAAAGTAAGATTAGATTTTATATAAAAAAATGTAGGAGGAAATCACTGGTTTATGGTTGA
- a CDS encoding Pr6Pr family membrane protein, translating into MTISRFYRILLALCGLVGVSIQIHDDGWGMLLYYTVLSNILVFSSLIFFIIYDFKKGDATTNTKLLRYKGGVTMAILITGVIYHILLAPITEPEKFWTLRNFLVHYIVPWGLVLDTLIFDAKKAYRLREPIYWSVVPLSYFAFALLNGLVLKLPIPGAKDSPFAYFFINVNKFGWNKVLVNVLVISAGYIAVGYLLYLLKKFIGRKPA; encoded by the coding sequence ATGACTATTTCACGATTTTACCGTATCTTACTAGCTCTCTGTGGACTAGTAGGAGTCTCTATCCAAATCCATGACGATGGTTGGGGCATGTTGCTCTATTACACTGTTTTATCCAATATTCTGGTCTTTTCTAGTTTGATTTTCTTTATCATCTATGACTTCAAAAAAGGGGATGCGACGACTAACACCAAACTCTTGCGTTACAAGGGTGGTGTAACTATGGCCATCCTCATCACTGGGGTCATCTATCATATCCTCTTGGCACCTATTACGGAACCTGAGAAATTCTGGACCCTCCGTAACTTCTTGGTCCACTATATTGTGCCTTGGGGATTGGTGCTTGATACCCTCATTTTTGATGCTAAGAAAGCCTACCGTCTACGTGAGCCAATTTACTGGTCCGTGGTCCCTCTGTCTTACTTTGCCTTTGCCCTTTTAAATGGCTTGGTTCTAAAACTCCCAATCCCAGGTGCCAAAGATAGCCCCTTCGCCTACTTCTTTATCAATGTTAATAAATTTGGCTGGAACAAGGTCTTGGTAAATGTCCTAGTTATCAGTGCCGGGTATATCGCTGTCGGCTATCTCTTGTACCTCTTGAAAAAATTTATCGGTCGTAAA
- a CDS encoding SDR family NAD(P)-dependent oxidoreductase: MSKNVLITGATSGIGEATARAFAEEGENLILTGRRVERLEALKEELQATYPNQKVWTFALDVTDMAMVKDVCQAILKSVDQVHVLVNNAGLALGLTAYQDYEEWDMLTMLDTNVKGLMMVTRQILPSMVAANEGHIINMGSTAGIYAYAGAAVYSATKAAVKTFSDGLRIDTIATDIKVTTIQPGIVETDFSQVRFHGDKDKAAKVYQGLEALQAQDIADAVLYVTKQPRRVQISDMTIMANQQATGFTIHREE; this comes from the coding sequence ATGTCTAAAAATGTACTTATTACAGGAGCAACATCAGGAATTGGGGAAGCAACGGCGCGTGCCTTTGCCGAAGAGGGAGAAAATCTCATCCTAACCGGTCGCCGTGTGGAGCGCTTAGAAGCTCTAAAAGAAGAGCTCCAAGCAACCTATCCCAATCAAAAAGTTTGGACCTTTGCCCTGGATGTCACTGATATGGCTATGGTCAAGGATGTTTGCCAAGCTATTCTCAAAAGCGTGGATCAAGTCCACGTCTTGGTTAACAATGCAGGTCTGGCACTAGGTCTAACAGCCTACCAAGACTATGAGGAGTGGGACATGCTGACCATGCTCGATACCAATGTCAAGGGCTTGATGATGGTGACACGTCAGATTTTGCCAAGCATGGTTGCTGCCAATGAGGGCCATATCATTAATATGGGCTCTACGGCGGGCATCTATGCCTATGCAGGTGCTGCCGTTTATTCAGCAACCAAGGCTGCAGTAAAAACTTTCAGTGATGGCTTGCGTATCGATACCATTGCCACAGATATCAAGGTGACAACCATTCAGCCTGGTATCGTTGAGACCGACTTTTCTCAAGTTCGCTTTCACGGTGATAAGGACAAGGCAGCTAAGGTTTATCAAGGTTTAGAGGCCCTCCAAGCACAAGATATTGCGGACGCAGTTCTCTACGTCACCAAGCAACCTCGACGCGTCCAGATTTCAGACATGACCATCATGGCAAACCAACAAGCCACAGGGTTTACCATTCATAGGGAGGAATAA
- a CDS encoding restriction endonuclease subunit S, which translates to MVDSFIPQIRFKICKNQWEKNKLSKLAKFNPKSTLPEKFKYVDLESVLGTDLISYREVSRENAPSRAQRLAQKGDIFYQTVRPYQKNNYLFDSDEKEYVFSTGYAQLRPLIDSAFLFARLQEESFVNKVLERCTGTSYPAINSKDLSKISVTIPQTTEEQSAIGSLFCTIDDLLASYKENLANYRSLKTTMLTKMIPKAGQTIPEIRMDGFKGEWEIKKFKSISTKRGKTNSKGYDYPAYSVSNQSGLIPQSEQFEGSRLENLEKISYKTVGPNEFAYNPARINVGSIAFNDIEETVIVSSLYVIFSLDKSVNNNYALLFIKSPEFNKEVRRNTEGSVREYLFYENFANIRIPIPPSLEEQQAIGSYFSNLDNLISTHQEKISQLETLKKKLLQDMLI; encoded by the coding sequence ATGGTTGATTCTTTTATCCCCCAGATTAGATTCAAGATATGTAAGAATCAATGGGAAAAAAATAAATTATCCAAGCTTGCAAAATTCAATCCTAAGTCAACATTGCCAGAGAAATTTAAATATGTTGACCTTGAGTCTGTTTTAGGAACGGATTTAATTTCTTATAGAGAAGTATCACGAGAGAATGCTCCATCACGTGCTCAACGTTTAGCCCAAAAAGGTGATATTTTTTACCAAACTGTCCGTCCATATCAGAAGAATAATTATTTGTTTGACAGTGATGAAAAGGAATATGTTTTTTCAACTGGGTATGCACAATTACGACCACTAATAGACAGTGCTTTTCTTTTTGCCAGATTACAAGAAGAAAGTTTTGTCAATAAGGTTTTAGAAAGATGTACGGGAACGAGTTATCCAGCAATTAATTCAAAAGACCTCTCAAAAATTTCTGTTACAATTCCACAGACAACTGAAGAACAATCCGCCATCGGTTCCCTTTTCTGCACCATCGATGATCTTTTAGCTAGCTATAAGGAAAATCTTGCTAACTACCGATCACTCAAGACGACCATGCTTACTAAGATGATTCCTAAAGCTGGACAGACCATTCCTGAGATTCGTATGGATGGATTTAAAGGTGAGTGGGAAATAAAGAAATTTAAGAGCATAAGTACTAAAAGAGGGAAAACAAACAGCAAAGGGTATGATTATCCAGCATATTCTGTTAGCAACCAGAGTGGGTTGATTCCCCAATCAGAACAATTCGAAGGAAGTCGTTTAGAGAATCTTGAAAAAATTTCATATAAGACAGTTGGACCAAACGAGTTCGCATATAATCCGGCTCGTATAAATGTGGGTTCAATTGCATTTAATGATATAGAGGAAACAGTAATTGTTAGTTCTCTATATGTTATTTTTTCTTTAGATAAGTCAGTAAATAACAACTATGCGCTACTGTTTATAAAATCACCTGAGTTTAATAAAGAAGTTAGAAGGAATACGGAGGGTAGTGTGAGGGAATATCTTTTTTATGAAAACTTTGCAAATATTCGGATTCCAATTCCTCCGTCACTCGAGGAACAACAGGCCATCGGCTCTTATTTCTCAAACCTCGATAACCTCATCTCTACTCACCAAGAAAAAATTTCTCAACTAGAAACTTTGAAAAAGAAACTCTTGCAGGATATGTTAATTTAA
- a CDS encoding helix-turn-helix domain-containing protein encodes MTPEKNPAIGSSWDDLQKTIFTKEEIAASELRVALMLEIIDARKKQGISQKKLEELSGVKQPVIARMETGKTAPQLDTVLKILASLGKTLAVVPLDSHVK; translated from the coding sequence ATGACTCCAGAAAAGAATCCAGCAATTGGAAGTAGTTGGGATGATTTACAGAAAACTATTTTCACTAAAGAGGAAATCGCGGCAAGTGAACTCCGTGTCGCACTGATGCTTGAGATTATTGATGCTCGTAAAAAACAAGGCATTTCTCAAAAGAAACTTGAAGAATTGAGTGGTGTCAAACAACCTGTTATCGCACGTATGGAGACAGGTAAAACGGCACCTCAGTTAGATACGGTTCTTAAAATACTGGCTAGTCTAGGTAAGACATTGGCAGTAGTCCCACTTGATTCACATGTGAAGTAA
- a CDS encoding type I restriction endonuclease subunit R, with product MPAVTPELEIERQLIEQLTSGESQWTYRPDLKNEDQLWDNFFEKLAQNNVALLADHPLTEQEKRQIKNQLNFINYYEAAKWLAGENGIAKVEVQREDASLGTIRLSVIWRDNIAAGKSSYEVVNQVERDKAYPQDQDRRLDTTLMINGLPLIHIELKSPRVAFLDAFHQIKKYDREGKLRGIYSALQMFVVTNKVDTRYIAAAREDKLNKQFLTSWVDKDNKPMTSLMDFAHEVLSIPRAHQMVMQYSVIDDSKKALILLRPYQIHAIESVQDASRRQESGYIWHTTGSGKTLTSYKVARNLLQIPAIQKTIFVVDRRDLDQQTTSSFLSYAANDVIDIDETDNTHDLVKRLAGNDKRVIVTTIQKITTMMRKFQEGKYQKDSEKIKDLRVAFVVDECHRAVTPQTQKDIKGFFHNSLWYGFTGTPIFKENKRKQLGDLAQTTHQQYGERLHEYTVKEAIHDGAVLGFKVDYRNTIISPIPEEDLPDSVYEDKEHMLEVLDAILNKSYQQLGFPNGEGKTYEAILTVKSIPQAQAYYNLLKSIKAGHERVKVSERVKRVLLDFPKVTVTYSVSENEEESIGYQEHMKQVMDDYNQEYGTHFNMADLRGFNTDINNRLARKLDKYIPRKEQLDLVIVVDRLLTGFDAPCLSTLFIDRKPMRPQDLIQAFSRTNRIFDSKKRYGHIITFQRPEAFKEAVDNALRLYSNGGENDVTAPDWAEEKANFIQAWIDFQVKVEDVENYVITIEQATSPQLRRIAKAYQTFDKYLASIRVYSEYDEAAIYAETGLSDEKLETYLGIYQNILAELKSRAEDDGDDNLFDIHYELESVQVDEINYAYILTLIQSMIQQEEDSPQTLSDKDIETVDNYIQSLERTNPKLAEIIRNLWKEVQANPKDYQGQSITGVLDSMIEAIIDDHLKRFAREWYVGLDELRYYVQHYRKGAKKQSGESQLTKSQRYKDYKAETADALNPLSYKKHIKEAYTKLIEEVIEPLRVGR from the coding sequence ATGCCAGCAGTTACTCCAGAACTTGAGATAGAACGTCAATTAATCGAGCAGTTAACCTCTGGTGAGAGCCAGTGGACCTATCGACCAGACTTAAAAAATGAAGATCAATTATGGGACAACTTTTTTGAAAAGTTAGCGCAAAATAACGTTGCCCTACTTGCTGACCATCCCTTGACTGAGCAGGAGAAGCGCCAAATCAAGAACCAGCTTAACTTCATTAACTATTATGAAGCTGCTAAGTGGTTGGCGGGTGAAAATGGTATTGCCAAAGTCGAGGTTCAGCGTGAAGATGCTAGCCTTGGGACTATCCGACTTTCTGTCATCTGGCGTGACAATATCGCTGCTGGAAAATCCAGTTACGAAGTGGTCAATCAGGTGGAACGTGACAAGGCCTATCCACAAGATCAGGACCGTCGTTTAGATACGACACTGATGATTAATGGCCTTCCTCTTATCCACATTGAGCTCAAGAGTCCTCGTGTGGCCTTTTTGGATGCCTTTCATCAAATCAAAAAGTATGACCGTGAAGGTAAGTTACGTGGCATTTACTCTGCCCTTCAGATGTTTGTTGTGACTAATAAGGTGGACACACGTTATATCGCAGCTGCACGAGAGGATAAGCTCAATAAACAATTCTTGACATCTTGGGTGGATAAAGATAATAAACCCATGACCAGTCTCATGGACTTTGCCCATGAGGTCCTGTCTATTCCACGTGCCCATCAGATGGTGATGCAGTACTCCGTTATTGATGATAGTAAAAAAGCCCTCATCCTCTTACGTCCCTATCAAATTCATGCCATCGAGTCTGTTCAAGATGCCTCTCGCCGACAGGAATCAGGATATATCTGGCATACCACAGGTTCTGGTAAGACCCTAACTTCCTACAAGGTGGCTCGCAACCTCTTGCAGATTCCAGCCATTCAGAAGACGATTTTCGTCGTGGACCGTAGGGACCTTGACCAGCAGACGACGTCGTCCTTTCTTTCCTACGCCGCTAATGATGTCATCGATATCGATGAAACGGACAATACCCATGACTTGGTCAAGCGTTTGGCAGGAAATGATAAGCGTGTGATTGTAACGACTATCCAGAAAATCACTACCATGATGCGTAAGTTCCAAGAAGGTAAATATCAAAAGGATTCGGAGAAAATCAAGGACCTTCGTGTGGCTTTTGTTGTGGATGAATGTCACCGTGCGGTCACGCCTCAGACCCAAAAAGATATCAAAGGATTTTTCCACAATTCGCTCTGGTATGGCTTCACAGGCACACCGATTTTCAAGGAGAATAAACGCAAGCAATTAGGTGACTTGGCGCAAACCACCCACCAACAATATGGCGAACGCCTCCATGAGTATACGGTCAAAGAAGCCATCCATGACGGGGCAGTTCTGGGATTTAAGGTGGACTATCGTAATACCATTATTTCGCCGATTCCTGAAGAAGACCTTCCTGACTCTGTCTATGAAGATAAAGAGCACATGCTAGAAGTCTTGGATGCTATCCTAAACAAAAGTTATCAACAGTTGGGCTTCCCAAATGGTGAGGGCAAGACCTACGAGGCCATCTTAACCGTTAAGTCTATTCCACAGGCTCAGGCCTATTACAATCTGCTCAAGAGTATCAAGGCAGGACACGAACGTGTCAAGGTGTCAGAACGGGTTAAGCGCGTGCTACTTGACTTTCCAAAGGTGACGGTCACTTACTCCGTGTCGGAAAATGAAGAAGAATCTATCGGCTACCAAGAGCACATGAAGCAGGTCATGGACGATTACAATCAAGAGTACGGTACTCATTTTAATATGGCTGATTTGCGTGGCTTTAACACGGATATCAATAATCGTTTAGCTAGAAAGTTAGACAAATATATTCCTCGTAAAGAGCAGTTGGATTTGGTCATTGTCGTTGACCGTCTGTTGACCGGTTTTGATGCCCCATGTCTATCCACTCTCTTTATCGACCGTAAGCCCATGCGTCCACAGGATTTGATCCAAGCCTTTAGTCGCACTAACCGCATCTTTGACAGTAAAAAGCGTTATGGCCATATCATCACCTTCCAAAGGCCAGAGGCCTTTAAAGAGGCTGTGGATAACGCCCTTAGACTCTACTCAAACGGTGGTGAAAATGACGTCACTGCCCCAGACTGGGCAGAAGAAAAAGCTAACTTTATTCAAGCCTGGATCGACTTCCAAGTAAAAGTGGAAGATGTGGAAAACTATGTCATCACGATTGAGCAGGCTACTAGCCCACAACTCCGTCGCATTGCCAAGGCTTACCAAACCTTTGACAAGTATCTGGCATCTATCCGTGTCTATAGCGAATATGATGAAGCGGCTATCTATGCAGAGACAGGACTATCAGATGAAAAGCTCGAAACCTATCTAGGAATCTATCAAAATATCCTAGCAGAGCTCAAAAGCCGAGCTGAAGACGATGGTGATGATAATCTCTTTGATATCCACTACGAACTGGAATCCGTCCAAGTCGACGAGATTAACTATGCTTACATTCTGACCCTGATTCAAAGTATGATTCAGCAGGAAGAGGATAGTCCACAGACCCTCAGCGACAAGGATATCGAAACTGTTGATAACTATATCCAGAGTCTGGAACGCACCAATCCTAAACTAGCCGAAATCATCCGAAATCTATGGAAAGAAGTCCAAGCTAATCCTAAAGATTACCAAGGACAATCTATCACTGGTGTCTTGGACAGCATGATTGAAGCCATTATCGACGACCATCTCAAACGCTTTGCCAGAGAATGGTATGTCGGACTCGATGAACTTCGTTACTACGTCCAACACTATCGTAAAGGTGCTAAGAAGCAATCTGGAGAAAGCCAGCTCACCAAGAGCCAACGCTACAAAGACTATAAAGCAGAAACAGCTGATGCCCTCAACCCGCTCAGCTACAAAAAACACATCAAAGAAGCCTACACCAAACTCATTGAAGAAGTTATTGAACCATTGAGAGTGGGGAGGTAA
- a CDS encoding type II toxin-antitoxin system RelE/ParE family toxin: MYPIHFYKDRNGHEPVREYIETLSMNSSKDSRIKLHKIQDYLTMLKNRGTMIGEPFIKHLEGEIWELRPLRDRILFAAWLDDGFILLHHFVKKTQKTPRRELMKAQKALDDIRKRGL, translated from the coding sequence ATGTATCCTATTCATTTTTATAAAGATAGAAATGGACATGAACCTGTTAGAGAGTATATTGAAACATTATCTATGAATTCAAGTAAAGATTCTAGAATTAAATTACATAAAATTCAAGACTACCTGACTATGTTAAAAAATAGAGGAACCATGATTGGTGAACCATTCATTAAACATTTGGAAGGAGAGATTTGGGAACTAAGACCCTTAAGAGATAGAATTTTATTTGCAGCATGGCTAGATGATGGTTTTATTTTGCTTCATCATTTTGTGAAAAAGACACAAAAGACTCCAAGACGTGAGCTGATGAAGGCTCAAAAGGCTTTAGATGATATTAGAAAGCGAGGATTGTAA
- a CDS encoding Mbeg1-like protein: MSNLIDYLDKVKDLPFDQEPLNILDKVCINEIGYLTYEKWLSASDLKETINLHDYAEGKDLNPDYSFMVTKERVDLAEAMVRSRRFAGLNLSDYCSVLDKEVEKQFAAMIFSLPELDYQQIVFRGTDDSVIGWKEDFQLTYSREIPAHRSAMAFLEEHLPNLSGHIVVSGHSKGGNLALYSAVQSSTVLREQIAELLLLDSPGLMKPLLEKPSYQELKAKMTVIRPQESVVGVMLYWDKTAKLVAADGIGIAQHNVLLWQVDLETNDFVYEDQPTDLSQRLKETFQEWIETLPNQELKQVCDLFFDTILDSGIESLDDIGIKTLPKLGQMLQEFGNLTDQQKKVLQDGFNQLLWIFWKSGNKKSNLPKLELPDFIKKLSELTNND, from the coding sequence ATGTCCAATTTAATCGATTATCTTGATAAGGTTAAGGATTTGCCTTTCGACCAAGAGCCTCTAAATATCTTGGATAAGGTTTGCATCAATGAGATTGGCTACCTGACTTATGAAAAATGGCTCTCAGCAAGTGATTTGAAGGAAACCATCAATTTACATGACTATGCTGAAGGGAAGGACTTAAATCCAGACTACAGCTTCATGGTGACTAAGGAACGGGTAGATTTGGCTGAAGCCATGGTCAGGTCTAGGCGTTTCGCTGGACTTAATCTAAGTGACTACTGTAGTGTCTTGGACAAGGAAGTGGAAAAACAGTTTGCGGCTATGATTTTCAGTCTGCCTGAATTGGACTACCAGCAGATTGTCTTTCGTGGTACCGATGATAGCGTCATTGGTTGGAAGGAGGATTTTCAGCTGACTTACAGTCGGGAAATTCCTGCTCATCGCTCAGCCATGGCCTTTCTGGAGGAGCACTTGCCAAACCTCAGTGGCCATATTGTTGTTTCTGGACACTCCAAGGGTGGCAATCTTGCTCTCTATTCGGCTGTTCAGAGTTCGACTGTCTTGCGTGAGCAAATAGCAGAGCTCTTGCTTCTTGATTCTCCGGGCTTGATGAAGCCCCTCTTAGAGAAGCCTTCTTACCAAGAGTTGAAAGCTAAGATGACGGTTATCAGACCTCAAGAATCAGTTGTGGGAGTCATGCTTTACTGGGACAAAACCGCAAAGCTCGTAGCAGCAGATGGCATAGGCATCGCTCAACACAATGTCTTGCTTTGGCAGGTTGACTTGGAAACAAATGATTTTGTTTATGAGGACCAGCCGACGGACTTGAGTCAACGCTTAAAAGAGACCTTCCAAGAATGGATTGAGACCTTGCCTAATCAAGAACTCAAGCAGGTTTGTGATTTGTTCTTTGATACCATCCTTGATTCTGGAATTGAAAGTCTGGATGATATTGGGATAAAAACTCTCCCTAAGCTAGGCCAGATGTTGCAAGAATTTGGCAATCTCACAGATCAACAAAAGAAGGTCTTGCAGGACGGTTTCAACCAGTTGCTATGGATATTTTGGAAGTCGGGAAACAAGAAATCTAACCTGCCCAAGCTAGAACTTCCTGATTTTATCAAGAAGTTGAGTGAATTAACCAACAACGATTAG